In Synergistaceae bacterium, a single genomic region encodes these proteins:
- a CDS encoding motility protein A: MASGGNIGAYFDVPSLMITIGGAIGATIISNPGPRLKAITGCLRNVFFTQQRDLVGMVQMIVSFAEKARREGLLALEADIAEVDSDFMRKAMQLVVDGTDPELVRAILDTEIGNFEDRHSANKAVFDNLTEFAPSFGMIGTLIGLIAMLGNLQDVSALGPGMAVALITTMYGSMMANMFGSPVSKKLAARSAEEVKSMELMVEGILAIQAGENPRIVEEKLKVYLPPAMREAFNQEEK, from the coding sequence ATGGCTTCAGGCGGTAATATCGGAGCTTATTTCGACGTTCCTTCATTGATGATTACAATCGGAGGGGCAATCGGTGCTACGATAATTTCAAATCCCGGCCCAAGACTCAAAGCTATTACGGGCTGCTTGAGAAATGTATTTTTTACGCAGCAAAGAGATTTAGTCGGCATGGTTCAAATGATAGTCAGTTTTGCAGAGAAGGCGCGCCGGGAAGGTTTGCTTGCACTTGAAGCCGATATTGCAGAAGTTGACAGCGATTTTATGCGTAAGGCCATGCAATTAGTAGTCGACGGAACAGATCCGGAATTAGTCCGCGCTATTCTCGATACTGAAATCGGAAATTTTGAGGACAGGCACTCGGCAAATAAAGCAGTCTTTGATAACTTGACAGAATTTGCGCCTTCATTCGGAATGATAGGAACATTAATCGGACTCATAGCGATGTTAGGAAACTTGCAGGACGTCAGCGCACTTGGTCCCGGTATGGCGGTTGCATTAATTACGACAATGTACGGTTCAATGATGGCTAACATGTTCGGTTCTCCTGTGAGTAAGAAATTAGCTGCAAGAAGTGCCGAAGAAGTCAAGTCTATGGAGCTTATGGTCGAGGGAATATTAGCGATTCAGGCAGGAGAAAACCCGCGAATTGTCGAGGAAAAATTAAAAGTTTATTTACCGCCTGCAATGCGTGAAGCCTTCAATCAGGAGGAAAAATAA
- a CDS encoding flagellar motor protein MotB has translation MARQKKPEEPGLSAPFYMGTYGDMVTLILCFFILLFAMSSVDSQKFQKALLSLRGSLGVLKGGVTTEESTDPNRSGEQGTSPGASERVELDTRHVAYTLNSYLRSENLTREIQVSINQRGVAVSISDQFLFTPGRAELRPEGQRALYKISELTRDRVPAVAVEGHTDSGVLNGGIYRDNWGLSAMRAAVVASYMEKTGGFDPLKLQAVGYSSTQPIVPNDSPEHRALNRRVEIVFLSQYPKR, from the coding sequence ATGGCACGTCAGAAGAAACCCGAAGAGCCCGGTTTATCAGCACCCTTTTATATGGGAACTTACGGCGACATGGTAACGTTGATATTATGTTTCTTTATATTATTGTTCGCTATGTCGTCAGTAGATTCGCAAAAATTTCAGAAGGCTTTATTATCGCTGAGAGGTTCACTAGGAGTCTTGAAGGGCGGCGTTACGACTGAAGAGTCAACGGATCCAAACAGGAGCGGTGAACAAGGAACAAGCCCCGGCGCAAGTGAAAGAGTCGAGCTTGATACGCGTCATGTAGCTTACACGTTAAATTCTTATTTGCGCAGTGAAAATTTGACTCGCGAGATTCAAGTGTCAATCAATCAACGAGGCGTAGCAGTCTCAATCAGCGACCAATTTTTATTTACTCCGGGACGCGCAGAACTAAGGCCGGAAGGTCAGAGAGCTTTATACAAGATTTCGGAGTTGACTCGCGATAGAGTCCCTGCTGTAGCTGTTGAAGGCCATACAGATTCGGGAGTTCTCAACGGCGGAATTTATCGCGATAACTGGGGATTGTCTGCAATGCGTGCTGCTGTTGTAGCTAGTTACATGGAGAAGACCGGAGGTTTTGACCCGTTGAAATTGCAAGCAGTCGGTTACAGTTCAACTCAGCCGATAGTCCCGAATGACAGTCCGGAACATAGAGCATTGAATCGGCGGGTAGAAATAGTGTTTTTATCGCAATATCCAAAACGTTAA